From the genome of Ectobacillus sp. JY-23, one region includes:
- a CDS encoding phosphotransferase translates to MAIWNPEYIVTQELAKRLIEEQFQELIPVKLSLLGEGFDNTVYLVNNMYVFRFPRRGIAIPLLQTEGEVLPFLAEQLPLAVPEPVYYGTETEQYPYPFLGYKLVKGHAIMQLSSKQRKKMVEPLALFLRTLHDVPVPDGVTFDERDRLHIEKRRPMLQDYIERIASLNLYDVTFLREYAINIPHCEHIARETLVHGDLHIRNMIVDTEGNLSGVIDWGDMHQGDRSVDLAAIYTLFEPEDRRVFFDIYGTVQYHERELARFRAIFTNAVLLLYGYDKSDEALVKLAQNSLYLALTNDV, encoded by the coding sequence ATGGCTATATGGAATCCAGAATATATCGTCACACAAGAACTGGCAAAACGCCTAATTGAAGAGCAGTTTCAAGAGTTGATACCTGTTAAGCTCTCTTTATTAGGAGAGGGCTTTGATAATACGGTTTACCTGGTCAATAACATGTATGTATTTCGTTTCCCGAGACGAGGCATTGCCATCCCGCTTTTACAGACAGAAGGAGAAGTATTGCCGTTCCTCGCTGAGCAGTTACCTCTTGCTGTGCCGGAACCAGTCTATTATGGAACAGAAACAGAGCAGTATCCATATCCTTTCCTCGGATATAAGCTAGTAAAGGGACATGCTATTATGCAGTTATCTTCAAAGCAACGAAAAAAGATGGTTGAGCCGCTTGCCCTGTTCTTACGTACCCTACATGATGTACCGGTGCCTGATGGAGTGACGTTTGATGAACGAGATCGTTTGCATATTGAAAAGCGGAGGCCTATGCTACAAGATTATATCGAACGTATCGCAAGCCTAAATCTATATGACGTAACCTTTTTAAGAGAATACGCAATCAATATCCCGCATTGCGAGCATATAGCCCGGGAAACGCTTGTACACGGAGATCTTCATATCCGAAATATGATAGTGGATACGGAAGGGAATTTATCAGGTGTGATAGATTGGGGTGATATGCATCAGGGGGACCGTTCCGTGGACTTAGCGGCAATTTATACATTATTTGAACCGGAAGATCGTCGAGTGTTCTTCGACATATATGGAACAGTCCAATATCATGAACGAGAGCTGGCGAGATTTCGGGCCATTTTTACAAATGCTGTGCTTCTTCTATACGGATATGACAAAAGCGATGAAGCGCTTGTCAAATTAGCGCAGAACAGCTTGTATCTTGCGCTGACGAATGATGTCTAA